In Brassica rapa cultivar Chiifu-401-42 chromosome A06, CAAS_Brap_v3.01, whole genome shotgun sequence, a single window of DNA contains:
- the LOC103874051 gene encoding zinc finger protein AZF1: protein MALETLNSPTSATATARPLLRYREEMEPDNLEQWAKRKRTKRQRIDQNHHNQETTPSEEEYLALCLLMLARGTAVQPPLTPPPPSRRSPSDHRDFKCTVCGKSFNSYQALGGHKTSHRKPPANNANVPSGQEPSNNKSHSNGGSVLFSGNGTVSNGVNQSGKIHTCSICFKSFSSGQALGGHKRCHYDGGNNGNGNGSVEVMGGSDVSDVDDERSSEQSAIGGHRGFDLNLPADQVSVAIS, encoded by the coding sequence atggcTCTTGAGACTCTCAATTCCCCGACTTCAGCCACCGCCACCGCCCGGCCTCTTCTCCGGTATCGAGAAGAAATGGAGCCGGATAATCTCGAGCAATGGGCTAAAAGAAAACGCACCAAGCGACAACGTATTGATCAGAACCATCACAATCAAGAAACCACTCCTTCGGAAGAAGAGTATCTCGCTCTTTGTCTCCTCATGCTCGCTCGTGGAACCGCCGTACAACCTCCCCTTACTCCGCCTCCGCCGTCACGTCGGTCTCCTTCCGATCACCGTGATTTCAAGTGTACGGTCTGTGGAAAATCGTTTAACTCCTACCAAGCCTTGGGTGGACACAAGACGAGTCACCGGAAACCGCCGGCGAATAACGCTAACGTTCCAAGCGGCCAAGAGCCATCTAATAACAAGAGTCACAGTAACGGTGGTTCCGTTCTTTTTAGCGGTAACGGTACTGTTAGTAACGGTGTTAATCAGAGCGGAAAGATTCACACTTGTTCAATCTGTTTCAAGTCGTTTTCGTCTGGTCAAGCATTAGGTGGACACAAACGGTGTCACTATGACGGTGGTAATAACGGAAACGGTAACGGCAGCGTGGAAGTCATGGGTGGCAGTGACGTCAGCGACGTGGATGACGAAAGATCGTCGGAACAAAGCGCGATCGGCGGCCACCGTGGATTTGACTTAAACTTACCGGCTGATCAAGTCTCGGTGGCTATTTCTTAA
- the LOC117125708 gene encoding B3 domain-containing protein REM9-like — METSREPHFFKPLLPGFHSGVAIPLDFYSKHIQGAEINKPWKLRSDASDQIWEVIREGRTLTKGWKEFTEAHDLRIGDIVIFKHEGDMVFHVTPFGPSCCEILWSDADDAPTFSYDYCFLAEVTPTNQKDDKMVSKI; from the coding sequence ATGGAAACTTCCCGAGAACCTCATTTCTTCAAGCCTCTTCTTCCTGGTTTTCACAGTGGCGTGGCAATACCACTTGACTTCTACTCAAAACACATACAAGGGGCTGAGATCAATAAACCATGGAAGCTAAGATCGGACGCTTCGGATCAAATTTGGGAGGTGATCCGAGAAGGCAGGACACTCACCAAAGGTTGGAAAGAGTTCACCGAAGCACATGATCTTCGAATCGGTgacattgtcatcttcaaacACGAAGGAGACATGGTCTTTCATGTGACTCCTTTTGGTCCTAGCTGTTGTGAGATTCTGTGGTCCGACGCGGATGATGCTCCTACTTTCTCATACGACTACTGCTTCTTGGCTGAGGTTACTCCTACAAATCAAAAGGACGACAAAATGGTGAGTAAAATTTAG
- the LOC103874053 gene encoding putative cadmium/zinc-transporting ATPase HMA4 encodes MELQNEDKNKEEEKNTKKKWQKSYFDVLGICCSSEVPLIENILKSLDGVKEYSVNVPSRTVIVVHDNLLISPFQIAKALNQAKFEANVKVDGKTNFKNKWPSPFAPASGILLLLSFLKFVYPPLRWIAVAAVAAGIYPILAKAVASIGRKRVDINILVIITVAATLAMQDYMEAAAVVFLFTIAEWLETRASYKATAVMQSLMSLAPQKAIIAETGEEVEVDEVKVNTIVAVKAGETIPIDGIVVDGNCEVDEKTLTGEAYPVPKQRDSTVWAGTINLNGYVSVKTTSLASDCVVAKMAKLVEEAQSSKTKSQRLIDKCSQYYTPAIILVSGGFAVVPAVMKLHNLNHWFHLALVVLVSACPCGLILSTPVATFCALTKAATSGLLIKSADYLDTLSKIKITAFDKTGTITRGEFIVIEFRSLHSTKPGLLPEESSLSLSSDHSLVDYAKSVNVEPRTEEVEGYQNFPGEGIYGKIDGNDIYIGNKRIGSRAKISTVPEIEVDTNKGGKTVGYIYVGERLAGVFNLSDACRSGVAQAMKELKDLGIKTAMLTGDNQDAAMHAQEQLGNAMDVVHGELLPEDKSRIILEFKKEGPTAMVGDGVNDAPALATADIGISMGISGSALATQTGHIILMSNDIRRIPQAIRLARRARRKVVENLFISITLKVGILVLAFAGHPLIWAAVLADVGTCLLVILNSMLLLRDKDKTKNKKCYRASSTLLNGKKLEGGAEEELDLEAGLLTKSGQCNSGCCGDKKKQEKVKPSSKSSYTHRHSGCCGDKQQQDNVKTIVKESCCGEKNKIHMASFSSCKKSTHVKKGGSGCCDKKKEKMKETVAKRCCEEKEKNVEMQILGGQELIDLEKGLAGETCKSRCYGTKEKAAEAAYKVDCNSGSCQENETVKQRCPEKTCLDIETGDSKLVCYGETEGEVGEQSDLEVKNERECKSGCCSDERKQTEEITLASEEETTEILDCSSSVKQSCHESTCLEVKEQFDLKIENEGRCKSDCCGDEKQTGEITMACEEETDGSDCSSTCCGNKEKVEQSCHEKACLDIEAGVSCDLKLACCGNTEGEVKEKLDFEEGLQIKNQGQCKSDCGLKEEGSSSLVGKEREIVKVLSQSSNCCTSPTELHVKKKKIEICCKVKTPEAVACESIKCKEREKRHIGKSCCRSYAKEYCSHRHHHHHHHHHVGAV; translated from the exons ATGGAGTTACAGAACGAGGACAAgaacaaagaagaagagaaaaatacAAAGAAGAAGTGGCAGAAGAGTTACTTCGATGTTTTGGGAATCTGTTGTTCATCGGAAGTTCCTCTGATCGAGAATATTCTCAAGTCTCTCGACGGCGTTAAGGAATATTCCGTCAACGTCCCGTCGAGAACCGTGATCGTTGTCCATGACAACCTCCTCATCTCTCCGTTCCAAATTG CTAAGGCCTTGAACCAAGCTAAGTTTGAAGCCAACGTTAAAGTGGACGGGAAAACCAACTTCAAGAATAAATGGCCAAGCCCTTTCGCGCCGGCTTCCGGCATACTCCTCCTCCTCTCCTTTCTGAAGTTTGTATACCCGCCTCTACGTTGGATCGCTGTCGCAGCCGTCGCCGCTGGTATTTATCCGATTCTTGCAAAAGCCGTTGCTTCTATAGGAAGGAAGAGGGTCGACATCAACATCCTAGTCATTATAACCG TGGCAGCAACACTTGCAATGCAAGATTACATGGAGGCAGCAGCAGTTGTGTTCTTATTCACCATAGCCGAATGGCTTGAAACAAGAGCTAGCTACAAG GCAACCGCGGTAATGCAGTCACTGATGAGCTTAGCTCCACAGAAGGCAATAATAGCAGAGACTGGAGAAGAAGTTGAAGTAGATGAGGTTAAGGTTAACACCATTGTAGCAGTAAAAGCCGGAGAAACCATACCTATTGATGGTATTGTGGTGGATGGAAACTGTGAAGTAGACGAAAAAACCTTAACGGGAGAAGCATATCCTGTTCCTAAACAGAGAGATTCTACGGTTTGGGCTGGAACCATCAATCTAAATG GCTATGTTAGTGTGAAAACAACTTCTTTAGCCAGTGATTGCGTGGTTGCAAAGATGGCTAAGCTCGTGGAAGAAGCTCAGAGCAGTAAAACCAAATCTCAAAGACTAATAGACAAATGTTCTCAGTACTATACTCCAg CAATTATCTTAGTATCAGGTGGCTTTGCGGTTGTCCCGGCTGTAATGAAACTACACAACCTCAACCATTGGTTCCACTTAGCACTAGTTGTGTTAGTCAGTGCTTGTCCATGTGGTCTTATCCTCTCTACACCAGTTGCTACTTTCTGTGCGCTTACAAAAGCGGCTACTTCAGGGCTTCTGATCAAAAGTGCTGATTATCTCGACACTCTCTCAAAGATAAAGATCACTGCATTCGACAAAACCGGGACTATTACCAGAGGAGAGTTCATTGTCATTGAGTTCAGATCACTGCATTCGACAAAACCGGGACTATTACCAGAGGAGAGTTCACTGTCATTGAGTTCAGATCACTCTCTAGTTGACTATGCTAAATCTGTTAATGTTGAGCCTAGGACTGAAGAAGTTGAGGGTTACCAGAACTTTCCAGGTGAAGGAATCTATGGGAAGATTGATGGGAATGATATCTACATTGGGAACAAAAGGATTGGTTCAAGAGCTAAGATTTCAACAG TTCCAGAGATTGAGGTGGATACCAACAAAGGAGGAAAGACTGTAGGATACATCTATGTAGGTGAAAGACTAGCTGGAGTTTTCAATCTTTCTGATGCTTGTAGATCAGGTGTAGCTCAAGCAATGAAGGAACTGAAAGACCTTGGCATCAAAACCGCAATGCTAACTGGAGATAATCAAGATGCAGCCATGCATGCTCAAGAACAG ttGGGAAATGCTATGGATGTTGTGCATGGAGAACTTCTACCAGAAGACAAATCCAGAATCATACTAGAGTTTAAGAAAGAAGGACCAACAGCAATGGTAGGAGACGGTGTGAATGATGCACCAGCTTTAGCCACAGCTGATATTGGTATCTCCATGGGGATCTCCGGCTCTGCACTTGCAACACAGACTGGTCATATCATTCTGATGTCTAATGATATCAGAAGGATACCACAGGCGATAAGGCTAGCCAGGAGAGCTCGGCGCAAAGTGGTCGAAAACTTGTTCATATCAATCACTTTGAAAGTAGGGATACTAGTTTTGGCGTTTGCTGGTCATCCTTTGATTTGGGCTGCGGTGCTGGCCGATGTAGGGACTTGTCTTCTTGTGATTCTCAACAGTATGTTGCTGCTGCGAGATAAGGACAAAACCAAGAACAAAAAGTGTTACAGGGCTTCTAGCACTTTGTTGAATGGTAAAAAACTTGAAGGGGGTGCAGAGGAAGAGCTGGACTTGGAAGCAGGTTTGTTAACAAAGAGTGGTCAATGCAACTCAGGATGTTGTGGTGATAAGAAAAAGCAAGAGAAGGTGAAACCAAGTAGTAAATCCAGTTATACCCATAGACATTCTGGTTGTTGTGGTGATAAGCAGCAGCAAGATAATGTAAAGACGATTGTGAAAGAGAGCTGTTGCGGTGAGAAAAATAAGATACACATGGCTTCATTTAGCTCATGCAAGAAGTCTACTCATGTCAAAAAAGGTGGTTCAGGTTGTTGTgataagaagaaagagaagatgaaggAGACAGTGGCAAAGAGGTGTTGTGAGGAGAAGGAGAAAAATGTTGAGATGCAGATTCTTGGTGGCCAAGAGTTAATTGATTTGGAGAAAGGTCTGGCTGGTGAAACCTGCAAATCAAGATGCTATGGAACTAAAGAGAAGGCTGCTGAAGCTGCATACAAAGTGGACTGCAACTCAGGAAGCTGCCAGGAAAACGAGACAGTGAAACAAAGATGCCCTGAGAAGACATGTCTAGACATTGAAACTGGTGACTCCAAGTTGGTTTGTTATGGAGAGACAGAAGGAGAAGTGGGAGAGCAATCTGATCTTGAGGTAAAGAATGAAAGAGAATGCAAGTCTGGTTGCTGCAGtgatgaaagaaaacaaaccgAGGAAATAACTCTGGCTTCGGAGGAAGAGACGACAGAGATTCTGGATTGCTCCTCCTCAGTGAAGCAAAGCTGCCATGAGAGTACATGTCTAGAAGTGAAAGAGCAATTTGATCTCAAGATAGAAAATGAAGGACGTTGCAAGTCTGACTGCTGTGGTGATGAGAAACAAACTGGAGAAATAACTATGGCATGTGAGGAAGAGACAGACGGCTCGGATTGCTCCTCGACATGCTGTGGAAACAAGGAAAAAGTTGAACAAAGCTGTCATGAGAAGGCATGTCTGGACATTGAAGCTGGTGTGAGTTGTGATCTCAAGTTGGCTTGTTGTGGAAACACAGAAGGAGAAGTGAAAGAGAAACTTGATTTTGAGGAGGGCTTGCAGATAAAGAACCAAGGACAATGCAAGTCTGATTGCGGTTTGAAGGAAGAAGGGTCTTCTAGTTTGGTGGGCAAAGAGCGAGAGATAGTGAAAGTTCTTAGCCAAAGCAGCAACTGCTGCACAAGTCCTACTGAGTTGcacgtgaagaagaagaagatagagatTTGTTGCAAAGTGAAGACTCCAGAGGCCGTTGCTTGTGAATCTATTAAGTGTAAGGAAAGAGAGAAGCGTCACATTGGTAAAAGCTGTTGCAGGAGTTATGCCAAGGAATATTGCAGCCACAGgcaccaccaccatcatcatcatcaccatgtTGGTGCTGTTTAA